In Gossypium hirsutum isolate 1008001.06 chromosome D01, Gossypium_hirsutum_v2.1, whole genome shotgun sequence, the genomic window TTGGTACCATTCGATCCATGTTACCTTGTGTCATTTTGGTTATCTtatgatgcatgttttgaatgacTCCTATGGTATATTTGGAATGGAATGATAGTAGTCAAGTTTGTGGCatgatttggtaagttttgaactagAATTTGATGATTGGAATGTGGTAAAattgacatgtttaggtaagtgttTTTGAAGGCacttgaggtgcctttgaatgacacattggttagttgaattaggattTCTTGATATAGCAATATATGTATGTTTAGATAAAATTTTTGGTGctttgaaagtgtacatatttgGTTTAAAGGTACATGCATGGAATGGATGTGGaatgacttgattttaggtaaaatttgGGTCCACGCGGcctgagacacaagcgtgtgactcagccatgtgagacacatgatcgtgtgtcaTTTGGTGAATTCCTTAGGTTGCcacttagtgagttacatggcctggcacacgggcatgtgacacggccatgtgaccctactcaaagagttacaccagtgaggacacggctatgtgtccctagttcgaaggttacatagcctgagacatgggtgtgtgtctcagccatgtgaggcacacggcctagccacacgaccgtgtgacctttgtttccaaattttcatgactttttcctaaaatttccaaatgttttcgAATTAGTCTCAAATCGTTTCTAAGAtaagggccttgagggctcgatttcGGGACAGTATGTATATTTATGATTGTTTTatgatttgtttatgttattgaatgaagttaaatttaaatgtttctgattgtacggtaatgctGTGTAACCTTAATCCgatgatggatacaggttagggggtTACAGTGGTGGTTATTCTTGCATCTGTTGTTGATGCTATCGGTGATTCCTTCGGATTATTTTCTCTAGATTTGTTGCTGCTACAATAGGTGTGCCCCTACTGCGAGCATACACTAAACCCAAAAAAAGTGGTTAGTAGCAATAAATGGAATAAAATTGCATCTATAACCTATAAATTTCTTAATTGTTCCTTTAAagggcaaaaattaaaattaacctagTGACATTGCCTCCCGGCAAtaacgccaacaacttgaccaccttCGGACGTAGTAAcgtccaaagtgtgaatactgcaataaacTAGAGAGTTATAAGGAGGTATCCGTAAGTATacgggtcgagttgtaatatagatttaaaaataaagtaggtgagtactccgaagATCGTACCCTAAGGAGGCCAGTACtaaatcaattttaacctaaacaattAAAGATGTAATTAATACTTTAAGTCAATTATATTACTagagtaaaataagaaaaatgtttagggtttctaaaataataaaataaaataacataaaaaattacaattgcAAGATATAGAGATAGATAAAGTGAATCAAATCTGAGGATGGGTGATCAGCTCGCTTCGACAATCGCAATTAATTGTTGTCTCGAGTTCCTTGTCAACcaactagtcgttaccctagcAAGATCTTCTGAACTTCTACTAACATAACGAgttagcaagaactacttatcttctgacctcacagtccagactagCTTGGGGTAAAGGCGTTTACGAATTGGCAacaccaattttgggttaattccaacCTTGATAACTTTCCAGGGTTGTCAggcttagggtttgtttcacgatCTTCCTTTTCCAAACAATTCATCCACTGAGTATCCCTACAAATTAGTTAAGAGATCATGCCTCCattcgctaatcccccatagaaggattagttcctcatgactttcataaacaacatggaaAGAATGGAAGAATTAATCGTAGGGAatgaattgaaataaatagttTATTAAGAAAGCCTTATTGATATTGATGAATAGAGCGAATCCACATAAATTGATTTCCTTTGCAATCAAATCTCTTGaagaaaacaaataaactaaaattataaaaacctaAAAAACCAAGAGAACAAATATAAATCTAAACCAAAGAATCTAAGCTAATGGAATGACGTCCATAATGTGTTCCAGAGAtgtctatttatagccttcaggtagCCATCATCCTTAGCCCTAGAGTAGCTGACATTCCGGAGATTAAAGTTCAATTGtacagaccaaaatgcccctacttTGTCTTTTATTCTCATTACAGAGTTGATCTCGCGACACACTAGGACCTGTGTCGCGACGTAACAACCAACATATTCCTCTATAGCCATCTTTAAGGGTATGTCGCAACACCCTCAACCTGTGTTGCAACATTGAAGGCAGTTTGTCACATTCTCTATTCTTCTCTCTGTGTTGCGACATTGGATCTACCAAGTTACAGCATAGTGTCCAGTATTGACCCGAAATGCCCTCTAATGGTCttttgcacactcacaaagtacgttagctctcctttaggcctcatttggcccttaaggttaataaaagactcaatgtgcacattttattgaatgtaagcAACACTAAAGAACTGAATTAAAACATaacgaaaatgcttgtattcaaagtccttaaatgtgaaaactagtttaatctactacaacgAATTACGGCTGATCAGGTTCCTCAGTGACATCAATAATTTTAACTCCTTTAACATTCTGAGGAACCTTTCCAGTAGCATCAGTGCTTTCTCCTTTCTCACTGCAGTATTCCCATTTTCATTCCATACAAAGACCAAAAGAAGACAACCAATCTTTAGGCTCTTCACACAATCCCAAGAGAATCTCTATTGTTACACTGTCATCCTCATTAAATCAAGCTTCAGTACATGTCTTCACCCCGTTGAGCTGAAGTTCGCTAAGTGTATTCAAGTCCATGTCATAAAAACCATTAGGGCTCTTTTCCATCAAACAAAATCACCACACCTTCCTCAAGCTATGAACTTGCTCATATCTTATAGGCAGAATTGCTCGCAACCTCTTCAATTGAGCCTTATCTACTTTACTCAAGGAAGGGAATTCGAGGTACTCCTTTCACTGGGACGCTTGATCCAAGCTAAAGGAAAGGCAAACTCACCCCCACAAGTTTGTTCCATTTTAATGTACTTATCCCTTTTCAAATACAAGTTGCTTATGGTGTTATCTATGATAGATTTTAACCCCCTTGAGTAGTAAACATCATACATCCTTTTTAAGTGGCTTCACTGGCAGTAGTTATTATGTATACCCTCCTAAACACATTCACAGATGCCTCTTATTTCTTGTAAATGACAATCTAGGAAGTACGCCATTAAAACCCACCACAAATAGCCTATCAATTATCCaccacaaattcaaaaattctataaaaaggGATAAGAAGGGAGATGGAAACCTGCCtcaaatacatataaatttagCAAAAATTAGATATTCACgctcttaaattttcaaaacacGTGATACCCCTGCATGCTAATAGCTTTCATATCTCTTGTTGATGATGTTGAACACATATACTCTTAAACTCTCGGTGGGAACACTAACTAGTCCAGGGGTCATGTTTAACTAAAGACATAAAAATTAAGGATAGtatagagaaaataaaaacaGTAACAACCTACTAGCAATAATAGCACTGGGCAAAGAGATGAGAAAGAAAACTTTATTCATGATAATAACAGCttaaaaaaaccataaaacttACGAAATTAATGGTGATAAAAATCCAAAACCTCATCCCTATTTTCAAGTAAAACTGAAACTTTTCAATTgcttcaaaacttactaagcaagTAATAACGCATATATGCACGCACAGTTACCATACATACAAAGCTCCTTCAATCAAAGCATAACATGTTtatccaaatattaaaaattattatggtTTCATTGGAAACTAATTTGCTGTAATTTTATGTATCAAAAATTAGGCTCATCGTGTCACTTAACGAGccttttttaaacaatttaaatgtCTTTTTAGTAGTTTAGCTTAATTTTAGTTTTTGCAATTAAATAAGTGTAAATGcctctttttattcattttgagaaCCAAATTGGCCAATTGTGCCATTGGAGGCCCAAACGATTGATTGAGTGTTGTAAGAACACGTTGGTGGTAGAATTCAAACAAGAACAACACCAAAGGAAAGAGTATCGCGATATCAAAGCCAGGGAATCACAATACCCTCAATAGGCCTTAGATGAAGAGTACTTAAAGTGGTATCGCTATATCCACTTACCAAGGAGCACCTCATTTCAGGATTGGTGACAATATCTCGATATCCTACCCTAGGTATCGCGATATCGATATCGTGAGGGGACAAAAAATGACATCCAGGGTAGTCTTTGTCTAACCGAACCACCAATCAGAAAGACACGTTCAAGGACATTTTAGGAAATATTTTTGAGTCAAAATTACTACTAAAAGAATCCAAATTTGGCTGAGGAAAAATGACACATTAGGCATAGTTTAAATAGTTTTCTCTTGGTTTTgtcttagttttctttttcatttttctaaggtttcttattttttttatcttcctCCATAGTTGTAGATTTCATTTCCTACAGTTTTCTTCTTATTCTTGTCACTCTTCAAGTTAGTAAAGTTAGTTATCTCTGTAACTAGGGTTTATTTGCACTTTTAGTACCTCTTCTTTACTTGTAATGAGATTTCAATCTTTGGCTTAATGTTATTTcaattgttaaaaaatttaacattaatgTTTCTTGTTCATCATTTTGTTGTTGAATACTTACCTTTACTTTTCCTTTAGGTTTTCCAAGTTAAAAATCTAAACTCTTATTTtcttgttaagtttattttaatgaCTGCCATGTTTTCTTCCTTCATGTTTAGTAATGTAGTTTTTAGCATGAGTAACTAAACCTTATGTGGGGTTGGTTAATGGAGATGTGGGTAAGTTGATTTTCGAgtaagagactaaattgcaataaattagactaaattgattaaacttAAAAACTTAAGATTGAAATCCCTAAAATAAAATCTAGGCAAGTGAGATCAAGAGGTAATCTTCTTGAACATCTATTCTTTAGTCTCGGGTTAGTCGGTGAGATTGAGAGATAAATCAGATTAACTTGTCTAATTGGTAAAATTGATATCTAGAGGTAAAATGGAACCATTTTGAAGTTTACAACATTTAGGTCCTTAATTCGGGAGTTGGTGAACCACATCAAAATCAATCAATCACTATTTTTCATTTAGGttccgtttgtttgccagtaaaatattttctgaaaaatgatttctagaaaatgatttacttttctggtgtttggatgaatctgtgtaaaatattttctgttgtttggcagatttcctgaaaatactTTCCGAAAAAGCTGTTtttacatatatcaataaatttatattttaaattgtttttacatatattgcaattatttatttataaataaattaaattaaatatataataatactcaattatgatttttttatttagataatgATTTTTTACtaacattatttatttttcttattacaaaattatatagttttacaataaaacaaattttacagatcattatttataagtatttaataaattatgaatCCTATACATcataaaaactaaataaacaattatattttatatataataatttacttTAGGGCATATAAGCTATTCGAGGACATGGATTGGTAAATCAACTTTTGGTcttgatttatttaaaattaaatatttgaacctattattcacaaaaaaaaaacaaattctaccaTGGACCTGGATATCAAATATTCGAATACTAATAATATCAGCATATACGAATACAAACatatccagataaaataaaataaaaaattaaatatctgaacTGAATCCATACTATCCATCATCTCAAGTGACTTCAGCTTGGAATTAAAGAAATGCCTGCCTCATTTCGAGTTCATCCTGTCCTTGAGGGAAAACCCAAAAACTAGATGGAAAAGAAATACAATACCAAAGTAGTCATCAGTTCAAACAAATGGCATTAAAAACATTGATGTCATTCTACATATTTTGGGGAGCAACTCCATTGTCAAACAAACCCAATTTCTCACATCAAAGCCATGATGAACCTTTTTTTTAATACCACCATTAATGTCTACAAGCACTATGAACCACTTCAAACATTTTTCCGACCTATACTAAAGAGTACAATTACATGTCAAGGATGAGCTGAAAGGGACAGGCGATTTTCCTGGcatactatataaaaatattttcacttCTAAAAAACTTCTGTGTCTATTACAGACGGGTTTAACCTAAAAAATCAATGGCCATTATGTCCTGGAGTCTTTTATCAtcaaaccctttcgagaaaaaccTTATCATGTAATGGTTCTCTCTCTTGAATCAATAATCATTCTCCAAAACAATGCAAAACTTCAATCAGGTATCAGGGGTTATCCTTTTTCTTTGGGCACACAAGGGCAGCGCAAACCAAGTTGCTAATTGTAAACATTATAACCTGTTAAAGCCTATGCATCTTTATTCTTAACCATTAAATTGAAGTTTCTGGTTTTGGGAGCCTTGTCCCTGCTGAAGAGCCTGCAAGTTTACTGGCTGTTTGTTGAACTGAGCAAATGACTGAGAGTAGAGGGAATTCATAAAACCCTGCAAATGGATAGACATAGATTTAATATAGAAAAAGACATTTAAAAGGTCAATGTGTGTAGTCCAAAAATGAAGTGAGAAAATATGCAACAAATTTTTAGCCGACAGACAATGACTAACAGTTCAAATTCACAAGAATATCTGGGCTGCTTTCTAGttagaaaatgaattttaaaatcttgCAAGCCTGATAATTTTATAGACAATAATTCCCTATCAATATGTGATAGTACAATAAGCAACCTAAGACTGAAGCTGGTTGGGATTCACACCAAAATCAATCAAACAAGGTCAGAAAACAATCATTGAAATTACAAATCAATTAGCATGAGAAAGAAGTATAAGAAAACTTGAGCCAATTCAAAATGCATAAACAAAAAATGCTCGTAACAGCAGCACAAATACATGTACAGACCAATAAACAAATGATCTATAATACATATGAAAAAGGGGAGTGATTACCTAAGACACAAAATTAAACACTACCattcaattgaatcaaaatacacCTACAAACCAACAAACAAATGTAAATTTATACTAAAATCAACGATTACAGCTtataacatcaaaattaagaaaagaaagaTAGATAGAGACATTGGAGCAAGAAGTGACAAGCACAACAAGCAAAACTAGAATAATCGAATAGAAAAACAAGAAAGATAGAGAGAGACATTTCTCTATGTTCTTCCACATACGAAAAACCTGTTCACAAATGCATAACCATTAAAAATCAAAGAATAATCGAATAGAAAAACTAGAAAACATCTCATGTTTTGCAATATTCTGTATTTTCCCACCCATTTTCTATCCCTTTCTCAGTGACCAAACAAAGTGCCATTTCCATTCGGTTCAAATaaagcatcaaaataatcattaCAACCATAGAACCCAACTTCAAAACTCAATAAAAATCTGAACTTTAAGGACTATCTGTATTTCCTATATTTTCCCATCCATTTTTTAACCCGAATTTCTCATTTTCCATTCCTTTCTCAGAAACCAAACAAACTATCATTTTCATTCAGTTCAgataaagcataataataaatcattACATACTTATAACCCAACTTCTGTATGTAGTAAAAATCTGAACTGTAAAGACTAAACTCACTGTATTTTCCCACCATTTTCTAaccaaactttttctttttccatccTTTCTCAGAAACCAAACAAGGTCCCATTTTCATTAAGAATCATAATACATCATTACATCCTTAAAACCCAACttccaaatttattaaaaatctaaactttaatatcacaaaattatgaaaacacaaagaaagagaaaaaagaaaggcACCTGGAGGATTTCATTGGATCTGAAGGCATGCCTGAGAAATTTAATTGCAGCCCAGAAATCATTTTTGGTCCAATCTCCATCATCTCCAAGTATTTGCATAGGGCAAGAGCCCTCCTTCTCCAGCTTTTCAATTAAAGCCCTAAGCCTGCAGTGTTGATGGTAAGTCTCAACAAGAAGCATGGTATGAGTTTTGGAATAGCAACCATCCGGCGGCCGCCGCGGTGTTAACGGTGATGAGCGAAGAGAGGATAGACAGCAATAATGCCTGGTTGATTTTAGGAAGTGGGTTTGGATGAGAATCGATTTCTTATTGTTACTATTAATTAAGGATTGCCATCTCAATATAACTTTGCAGTCTAAATTCACGATCAGTCAAAATAatagagagagaaaaagagaatAGAACCTATTGATAACAAGCACACCCAAAAGGAAGAAGCCTACCTAAGATGAGGAGGAAAGGCTGACGTTGATGGACGGAGAGGAAATGAGGAGGAAATGAAATGAGAAGGAAATGAGAGGCTGACctaagaaaaggaatggaaagtgtcttatagaaataaaatatgtaagaggatttacataaaaaaaaagggGACATTTTCCCGTGTTTTTGAAGTTGATTTTTTGGAAAATGAATTCCTTTGTCAAGCAAACACGTTAACAAAAGGAAAATGTTTTTCGGAAAATCAACTACTGCCAAACAAACAGACCCTTATTCGTCTCTGCAtgctttatgatttagtctttttgaaGTTAGTTCATAAATTAGTGTAATTACAGTCAACTTTATGGTTgtcttaatatattttttagggATTAGTTGGTTAGACACTTTATTTTGCATGCTTGTAGCTAAATTTGGTTCAATTATCGactcctttgggttcgatccttggagtactcagtACCCCATTGTACAATTATATTACAACTAACCTATCACATTTGCAAACATCGCACAATAGTATTTCTTGATTATTTGTTTGAGTTAGTGACCGCCTCTGAATGTGCCACCATCTAGAGTAAAAATCCTACACAAAAGATATGGAAAAATAATATCCGCAAGTATACAAGTcatgttgtaatatagtttacaacagagtaggtgagtactctgaaGATCATACCCAATggaggcgagcactaaattaatattaacttaaacataaatagatctaattaatactctaATCAGTTTATGGTACGAGGAATAAAAGAAGAGTTTTTGGTAACCTATAATAAATAAgaacataaagaaaattaaataaatgaaaagcaAGAAATCAAATAAGGAAATATATATCACATTtgggcatgggtgattagctcgctttggtaaTCTTAAACAACTGTTGTCTtgggttttcttgttcaatcaactagccAATACCCTAGAAGGATCTTTCAATACGTCCACTAAAATACTAAGTCAGTAAGGTCTACTTATCTTCCGGCCTCATAGTCCAGACTGATTCAGGGTTAAGGTGTCCACGGATAGGTCATACCAATCTTAGGTTAATTcacaccttgatgacttcctagggttgtcaagcccagggtttaagttcttccttttcTAAACAGTTGATCCGTTAAGAAATCTctacaaaacagttaattattcatacctccactcactaatcccccataggaGGATTATTTACAGATGAatctaataaacaatataaacttgaataAAACAATGGACAGAAAGAATGATTTCAAGAATATTGTTTAGAAGAAGCCTAATTGTTTTGAGTTTATGCACGGAATCCTCACAAATTTTGAGAATAATTTTAGAATCTAATTTCTCCTAAAACTAAATAACAAGAATGAAAATAAAGTCTAAAacctaaaagaaaggaaaaactaaagtctaaaactaaagagaaaattataaaatagcaAGATATGTTCATAACATGTGTTAGTTGAGCTTATTTATAGACTTAAGATGATCGTTGTTCTTAATCCTAGGTCAGCTGAAGTTCCCGAGCTTAAAGTTGGATTGTGCGGACCAAAACACCCCTGATTCATATTAATTTCTCGTGCAGAGTCGATGTTACAACACACCAGGTCCTGTGTTGTCACATCAAGGGAAGTATGCTCAACTTCAAGGTGTCGTCAAGGGtatgtcgcgacattgaaggcaGTCTTGGACTTTTCttattctgctccctatgttgcagCATTGCATGCTCTGTATTGCAACCTAGCGACCAATATTGAGTTAATTTCCTTCTAATAGTCTCTTAGACACTCACAaggtatattagctcacccttggGCCTCATTCGGTCCCTAAGGTCAGTAAAAGACTTGAATAATGCATTTTATTACATTGAACTAAATTTGCTGAAATgtaattaaaacataactaaaatgcTTATGGTTAAGTTGTTGGCGCTGTTTTTGGGGAATCAATGCTAGATTGAGCTATTTTTAGTTTTGTTACATGTTCTGTAGTGAGATAGTTGATGAAAGCTAAATTTATAGATATGGCCTTTCTTTGTGTTTTTTTGTCTTGtttgaatttcttttaattcgTTTCGCTTTTTTGTACTTGTAGAAGGTGGTTCATAACTCAGACCAATAACTATATCGTACCATTCAAACCAGGACAAGAATGAATCCTAATGCATGGTAAAAGGGCTTAACATCTGAGGGACGCCAAACCTCCACAAGGAGACCAGTTGATTGACAACCCAAGAGTAGAGGCACAATCACCACAACCACACTCGCAACCAATAAAACAAATAACTTTCCAGGACTACGCTATGCTTAACTTAGAGGTTGTTCGGAGAAGCCTTAATAACTTTGAAATTAAACTGAATATGATCCAAATAATCCAAGGAAATCTACAATTTCTAGGATCAATGACTAAAGACTGGAACCAACGCTTTAAGGGTTTCCTAACCATTTGCGATACCTTTAATATAACGGGGTATCTGACAACACAATACGTCTTTGGTTATTCCTTTTCTTGTTGACTGGCGATACATTTATGTGGTTAGATTTGCAGCTAGTGGACTCTATAAACACATAAGAGGAGCTAGCGAGCAAGTGTTTGGTGAAATATTTTCCCTTGAGTAAGACTATATCATACTTCATAAGTGCCCATACGATGGCCTACAAGATTggttatagttttaaattttttataatcgGCTCGATGGAAACTTGTGTttattggaaaattttgatttgaaaacgattttcttgcacagtggaaaattaaaattttaaaaattggctCGGTTTGTAATATTCATAGAAATAAACTCTAACCAAATTCATACTTGTATTTTCGGCTTAGCGGACATTGGTTGTTAccgactttcaaccaaacaatcttctcaGCTATTCTCTTACcatgaactgcttcgagtgtgggcttgaaccaattgaatcaaaacacaaaactaaaAAAAGTTCTCTCTCCTTTATttagggtgaaaacaaaaattttatcttttttaatagaaattggtagattttttattcttaaaaaatatatttaatagtggcgaataaattctctctattttttggcagaGTAACAATCTCTAAATGTTATGTCTAATGCCCTACCATtgccatctatttataaaaaGAGAAGTTAGAACCCTTATTGAATTGTAATGGTTTATTTTagatagaaaaaaaaacttcttACTTATAGTAGGACTACGGTGGATggcacaccctagtattcctactagggttgccaccccATTCATGTCATACGAGGCGTTTTGGGTCTCTCTCACATCTGGTCCAATTATGAGTACTTCCTGGGTCTTTTCATCCAATACTCTATAATGTGATCCAACTTGATTCGATTTTTGTATTTCAacaaataaactttaatattctatattaaacaattttctcatcattatattacccctagtaaaattttgacaGTTTTACCCTTGATCAAATTTTTTACGATTTTACCTCTGgtaaaatttgaagaaaatatgttcaatatttcataacttaacaTGTTCATTATAACCgaattgtttattttaattttcaggaTTCAAaacagctcaaaaacataaactcatccTTCCGGTTATtcttaagtaatccatatagaattgTAAATGAATCAtctctatttctattttttgaaacctacattcatttccaaataattatatttttccattttaaaaaACCATAATAATTCTTGAATATtttccatttctcttttcctattcattttgttcatttctatttaaacacgcaattcatttctagtttcaacgagctagcgaaggatcgattggacatatataattaggtcTCAAATGATTGATAATTAAGTTTTGgcttttttcctattaattataaactcatttagtcataaaGTCGTTCtattatagtatcgtgattgagttTTCCCTAACaacatatcattacgaaagcaactactcagtgctcgtccaGCAACCTTGTCAtgagtgtgttaccctcataagatatccttgatctctttaggataatatATGCTCTTCTAacatgatcctattttatctcatggtaaccattacatcttccttcatg contains:
- the LOC107920992 gene encoding pentatricopeptide repeat-containing protein At4g14190, chloroplastic; translated protein: MLLVETYHQHCRLRALIEKLEKEGSCPMQILGDDGDWTKNDFWAAIKFLRHAFRSNEILQGFMNSLYSQSFAQFNKQPVNLQALQQGQGSQNQKLQFNG